One window of Bactrocera tryoni isolate S06 chromosome 2, CSIRO_BtryS06_freeze2, whole genome shotgun sequence genomic DNA carries:
- the LOC120767781 gene encoding rap guanine nucleotide exchange factor 2 isoform X2, with product MDPYHHIRHHYPPTRPELQQKCNRGSHSSDTSSAYSGSDTMASVYGSSMDAEEIDLSGLVESVVDSDEEDLAESMDSLNVRDAVRDCLEKDPSERTEEDVEILLEFTQGLKAFTNITLAVRRALCAVMVFAVVDKAGTVVMSDGEELDSWSVLINGAVEIEHANGTREELQMGDSFGILPTMDKLYHRGVMRTKCDDCQFVCITQTDYYRIQHQGEENTRRHEDEDGRIVMVTELRQIGSNEHGTTGSNASAASAAGMKRGHVVIRGTPERLLQQLVEENSMTDPTYVEDFLLTQRIFIKNPQEVTQKLLAWFECDAEPPKGSTASPQEIRDRVTRVVLLWVNNHFTDFEADHEMMEFLEVFEAGLEHTRLLSQLRLLHIACAAKARMRSCTLTRSSRDEPLNFNIIGGYEMRGITAATGGGGCGIYIAHVVPGSKAQDVGLKRGDQIHEVNGQSFEHVTSKRAMEILMGSTHLSITVKSNLLGFKEMMLAIEQGGNGSSGSNGAGTPIGSGSGSSGGSLGSKSLRSPRRICANDIAKLHGRCMLDDMTTTNRSHMLRLSSVDMLLPTDQTDCCPPATPPPIMPQQPSSGGGNMASNFMSNLLQSVSNASARKDSQANCHDGGGGSKGGGFMTLAPRRRIQKALAKMNLLQHKSIGGAGLNDSVDIATPTETMSQKAGKLTTSSSSSSSTCGGVGGGNRLYQSQSNPDLSSSLLYEDATSLTTSTATAPTPTPNYLTASMHRPSAVSTTSSAMLPDYPEHVLKVFKADQSCKYLLINKETTAHEVVMLALQEFGIHDPSSNYSLCEVSVGEGGMVKQRRLPDQLQNLAERIGFAARYYLKTNGSTETLVPDELALELVRESSVHFLQLNAYELAIQLTLQDFAIFRQIESTEYIDDLFNLKTKYGVPMLTKFAELVNREMFWVVTEICSEHNIVRRMKIVKQFIKIARHCKECRNFNSMFAIISGLGHAAVSRLRLTWEKLPSKYQRLFSDLQDLMDPSRNMSKYRQLVSSELLAQHPIIPFYPIVKKDLTFIHLGNDTRIEGLINFEKLRMLAKEVRLLTHMCSSPYDLLAILELKGQSPSNALFSLNQLSTSQNAGGTHSTVIAANAGQSTIKRRKKSTAAPNPKKMFEEAQMVRRVKAYLNNLKIISDEDALHKFSLECEPSSNSQTHGSSGGSTRGESGLGRDGTGNSSTRSGDQLSIYSHTSSSSAPNSSLSLRKRHPSSPTLSTTSSTSSTSDHHNRRNMAHNNNSKFGIASPQAVKKILALSDPTKVRPHQPFTARHSGMPPPPPPLLVNTPHHMLAHAYSNTPAGMPLTAATGTSTTPSPCTHRRLASGSNSMPTVESSSVTTFRDLPLRKSVTSGSVSSSDSGHGSYAQQHDTSSSVYTAADCRLLQQISNTAARNLSGSGGAGSTSSSSNSSSGSNGSAPTTPVPPPPPYHMLRSAAHNAANSMYHANATSAAPLPPPPYTRLHCGETMVAPLMHPAHTRHSNMHGGTPSFVDGNNKCPMCPTMSPPSNMNQ from the exons ATGGATCCATATCATCATATCAGACATCAT TATCCACCCACGCGTCCcgaattgcaacaaaaatgcaATCGCGGCTCACATTCGAGTGACACAAGCTCAGCGTATAGTGGCAGCGATACAATGGCGTCTGTATACGGCTCCTCAATGGATGCGGAGGAGATCGATCTCTCCGGTTTGGTGGAGTCGGTGGTGGACTCCGATGAGGAGGACTTGGCGGAGAGTATGGAT AGTCTAAATGTGCGCGATGCGGTGCGTGATTGCCTGGAGAAAGATCCCTCCGAACGCACAGAGGAAGATGTCGAAATACTGCTGGAATTCACACAAGGTTTGAAGGCCTTCACCAATATAACGTTGGCGGTGCGACGCGCACTCTGTGCCGTCATGGTGTTTGCTGTAGTCGACAAAGCAGGCACAGTGGTGATGTCCGATGGTGAAGAGCTCGATTCCTGGTCGGTGCTTATTAATGGCGCCGTCGAGATTGAGCATGCGAATGGCACGCGTGAAGAACTGCAAATGGGTGATTCCTTTGGCATACTACCCACCATGGATAAGCTATATCATCGTGGTGTAATGCGCACCAAATGTGACGACTGTCAGTTCGTTTGCATAACACAAACCGATTATTATCGCATACAGCATCAGGGTGAGGAGAATACGCGACGACACGAAGATGAGGATGGGCGCATAGTGATGGTCACGGAATTGCGTCAAATCGGCAGCAATGAACATGGTACAACGGGTAGTAATGCGAGCGCCGCCAGCGCCGCGGGCATGAAGCGTGGTCATGTGGTGATACGCGGCACACCCGAACGTTTGCTGCAACAGTTGGTGGAGGAGAATTCAATGACTGATCCGACATATGTGGAGGATTTTTTGCTCACACAACGTATTTTCATCAAAAACCCACAAGAGGTAACGCAAAAGTTGCTCGCCTGGTTCGAATGTGATGCCGAACCGCCAAAGGGCAGCACAGCGTCACCGCAAGAGATACGCGACCGTGTCACACGCGTCGTCTTGTTGTGGGTGAACAATCATTTTACCGATTTTGAGGCTGATCATGAAATGATGGAGTTCCTGGAGGTATTCGAGGCTGGTTTGGAGCACACGCGACTGCTGAGTCAGCTGCGTTTGCTGCATATAGCATGTGCGGCCAAAGCGCGCATGCGTAGTTGTACATTGACACGTTCGTCTCGTGATGAACCTTTAAACTTCAATATTATTGGCGGTTATGAGATGCGCGGCATTACCGCAGCAACCGGCGGTGGCGGTTGTGGCATATACATAGCACATGTAGTGCCCGGTTCGAAGGCGCAAGATGTGGGTCTCAAGCGTGGCGATCAAATACACGAGGTGAACGGTCAGTCCTTCGAACATGTGACGAGTAAACGTGCAATGGAAATACTAATGGGTAGCACACATCTGAGCATAACGGTAAAAAGCAATCTGCTTGGCTTCAAAGAGATGATGTTAGCCATTGAACAAGGTGGCAATGGCAGCAGTGGTAGCAATGGTGCCGGCACGCCTATCGGTAGTGGCAGCGGCAGCAGTGGCGGCTCGCTAGGCAGCAAATCATTGCGTAGTCCACGTCGTATATGCGCCAACGACATTGCCAAATTACATGGACGCTGTATGTTGGACGATATGACCACCACAAATCGTTCGCATATGCTGCGACTCAGCTCAGTCGATATGTTATTGCCCACGGACCAAACAGACTGTTGTCCGCCAGCCACGCCACCGCCGATTATGCCGCAACAGCCGAGTAGCGGTGGTGGTAATATGGCCAGTAATTTTATGTCGAATCTTTTGCAAAGCGTTAGTAATGCATCGGCGCGAAAAGACTCGCAAGCTAATTGCCATGACGGCGGTGGCGGCTCAAAAGGTGGCGGTTTTATGACGCTTGCGCCAAGACGTCGCATACAAAAAGCGCTAGCGAAAATGAATTTGTTGCAGCACAAAAGCATCGGTGGCGCCGGTTTGAATGATTCTGTCGATATAGCCACGCCCACGGAGACGATGTCACAAAAAGCCGGCAAATTAACCACTTCCTCTTCCAGTTCCTCATCTACCTGCGGCGGTGTTGGCGGCGGTAATCGCCTATACCAATCGCAATCCAATCCGGATTTGAGTTCATCACTGCTGTATGAAGATGCCACTTCTTTAACAACCAGCACTGCTACAGCGCCTACGCCAACACCCAACTATCTGACTGCCTCCATGCATCGGCCATCGGCCGTTTCCACAACAAGCTCCGCTATGCTTCCCGATTATCCCGAGCATGTGTTGAAAGTCTTCAAAGCCGATCAGTCATGCAAGTATTTGCTCATCAATAAGGAGACGACGGCGCACGAAGTTGTTATGTTGGCGCTGCAAGAGTTCGGCATACATGACCCCAGCTCGAATTATTCGCTTTGTGAGGTTAGCGTCGGTGAGGGTGGCATGGTGAAACAACGTCGCCTGCCCGATCAACTGCAGAACTTAGCCGAACGTATTGGTTTTGCAGCGCGCTACTATTTGAAAACAAACGGCAGTACCGAAACACTGGTGCCCGACGAATTGGCGCTCGAGTTGGTGCGTGAGTCGAGTGTGCATTTTCTGCAGCTGAACGCCTACGAGCTGGCCATACAATTGACACTGCAGGACTTCGCCATCTTTCGGCAAATCGAATCGACTGAGTATATCGATGATCTGTTCAATCTGAAGACGAAATATGGTGTGCCAATGTTAACGAAATTTGCCGAACTCGTTAATCGTGAAATGTTTTGGGTCGTCACCGAGATCTGCAGTGAACACAATATTGTGCGTCGCATGAAAATTGTCAAGCAATTCATAAAGATTGCGCGTCACTGCAAAGAGTGTCGCAACTTCAATTCCATGTTCGCCATCATATCCGGACTCGGACATGCGGCTGTATCACGCTTGCGTCTTACCTGGGAAAAACTACCGTCTAAATATCAACGGCTCTTCTCCGACTTGCAGGATCTCATGGACCCCTCACGCAACATGTCAAAATATCGCCAACTTGTCTCTTCCGAGCTGCTCGCACAACACCCCATCATACCGTTCTATCCGATTGTAAAGAAGGATCTCACCTTCATTCATCTTGGCAATGACACGCGTATCGAAGGTCTcataaactttgaaaaattacgTATGCTCGCCAAAGAGGTGCGTCTACTAACGCATATGTGCTCATCGCCCTACGATCTGCTCGCCATACTCGAACTTAAAGGTCAATCGCCCTCGAATGCGCTCTTCTCGCTCAATCAGCTGTCCACTTCACAAAATGCCGGTGGCACACACAGCACCGTTATTGCCGCTAATGCCGGCCAATCGACTATTAAGCGTCGCAAAAAATCTACAGCGGCACCGAATCCAAAGAAAATGTTCGAAGAGGCACAAATGGTGCGTCGCGTCAAGGCATACCTgaataatttgaaaatcatCAGCGATGAGGATGCACTGCACAAATTCTCGCTTGAATGCGAACCGTCATCCAATTCACAAACACATGGCAGCAGCGGCGGTAGTACGCGTGGTGAGAGCGGTTTGGGTCGCGATGGCACCGGCAACTCTTCGACACGCAGCGGTGATCAGCTGAGCATCTATTCGCACACGTCATCCTCATCGGCACCGAATTCATCGTTGTCGCTGCGCAAACGTCATCCCTCATCGCCCACACTCTCCACCACCAGCTCAACATCGTCAACCAGCGATCATCATAATCGCCGCAATATGGCGCACAATAATAACTCAAAATTTGGAATCGCCTCCCCGCAAGCCGTCAAAAAGATACTGGCGCTATCCGATCCGACGAAAGTGCGTCCACATCAGCCGTTTACAGCGCGTCATTCCGGCAtgccaccaccaccgccaccactGCTAGTGAATACGCCGCATCACATGCTTGCGCATGCGTACAGCAACACGCCAGCGGGCATGCCTTTAACTGCCGCTACTGGCACTTCCACAACGCCAAGTCCGTGTACGCATCGACGTCTGGCATCCGGCAGCAATTCAATGCCAACAG TTGAAAGCAGCAGCGTTACAACATTTCGTGACTTGCCTCTGCGCAAATCTGTGACTTCGG GCTCGGTGTCATCCAGCGACAGCGGACACGGCTCATATGCGCAACAACATGACACTAGTAGCTCGGTTTACACCGCCGCCGATTGCCGACTGCTCCAGCAAATCTCCAATACGGCGGCACGCAATTTGAGCGGAAGCGGCGGCGCTGGcagcaccagcagcagcagtaaTAGTAGTAGCGGCAGCAATGGCAGCGCACCAACTACACCGGTACCACCACCGCCACCGTATCACATGTTGCGCAGCGCTGCACACAATGCCGCCAATAGCATGTATCACGCGAATGCAACAAGTGCGGCACCGTTGCCGCCACCGCCCTACACGCGCTTGCATTGTGGTGAGACCATGGTTGCGCCGCTGATGCATCCGGCACACACACGACATTCCAATATGCATG GTGGCACACCGAGTTTCGTTgatggcaacaacaaatgcccaATGTGCCCGACAATGTCGCCACCATCAAATATGAATCAGTAA
- the LOC120767781 gene encoding rap guanine nucleotide exchange factor 2 isoform X3, whose translation MDPYHHIRHHYPPTRPELQQKCNRGSHSSDTSSAYSGSDTMASVYGSSMDAEEIDLSGLVESVVDSDEEDLAESMDSLNVRDAVRDCLEKDPSERTEEDVEILLEFTQGLKAFTNITLAVRRALCAVMVFAVVDKAGTVVMSDGEELDSWSVLINGAVEIEHANGTREELQMGDSFGILPTMDKLYHRGVMRTKCDDCQFVCITQTDYYRIQHQGEENTRRHEDEDGRIVMVTELRQIGSNEHGTTGSNASAASAAGMKRGHVVIRGTPERLLQQLVEENSMTDPTYVEDFLLTQRIFIKNPQEVTQKLLAWFECDAEPPKGSTASPQEIRDRVTRVVLLWVNNHFTDFEADHEMMEFLEVFEAGLEHTRLLSQLRLLHIACAAKARMRSCTLTRSSRDEPLNFNIIGGYEMRGITAATGGGGCGIYIAHVVPGSKAQDVGLKRGDQIHEVNGQSFEHVTSKRAMEILMGSTHLSITVKSNLLGFKEMMLAIEQGGNGSSGSNGAGTPIGSGSGSSGGSLGSKSLRSPRRICANDIAKLHGRCMLDDMTTTNRSHMLRLSSVDMLLPTDQTDCCPPATPPPIMPQQPSSGGGNMASNFMSNLLQSVSNASARKDSQANCHDGGGGSKGGGFMTLAPRRRIQKALAKMNLLQHKSIGGAGLNDSVDIATPTETMSQKAGKLTTSSSSSSSTCGGVGGGNRLYQSQSNPDLSSSLLYEDATSLTTSTATAPTPTPNYLTASMHRPSAVSTTSSAMLPDYPEHVLKVFKADQSCKYLLINKETTAHEVVMLALQEFGIHDPSSNYSLCEVSVGEGGMVKQRRLPDQLQNLAERIGFAARYYLKTNGSTETLVPDELALELVRESSVHFLQLNAYELAIQLTLQDFAIFRQIESTEYIDDLFNLKTKYGVPMLTKFAELVNREMFWVVTEICSEHNIVRRMKIVKQFIKIARHCKECRNFNSMFAIISGLGHAAVSRLRLTWEKLPSKYQRLFSDLQDLMDPSRNMSKYRQLVSSELLAQHPIIPFYPIVKKDLTFIHLGNDTRIEGLINFEKLRMLAKEVRLLTHMCSSPYDLLAILELKGQSPSNALFSLNQLSTSQNAGGTHSTVIAANAGQSTIKRRKKSTAAPNPKKMFEEAQMVRRVKAYLNNLKIISDEDALHKFSLECEPSSNSQTHGSSGGSTRGESGLGRDGTGNSSTRSGDQLSIYSHTSSSSAPNSSLSLRKRHPSSPTLSTTSSTSSTSDHHNRRNMAHNNNSKFGIASPQAVKKILALSDPTKVRPHQPFTARHSGMPPPPPPLLVNTPHHMLAHAYSNTPAGMPLTAATGTSTTPSPCTHRRLASGSNSMPTGNMVPVRAIHERSNSDTPTPPLPSVDLSVESSSVTTFRDLPLRKSVTSGGTPSFVDGNNKCPMCPTMSPPSNMNQ comes from the exons ATGGATCCATATCATCATATCAGACATCAT TATCCACCCACGCGTCCcgaattgcaacaaaaatgcaATCGCGGCTCACATTCGAGTGACACAAGCTCAGCGTATAGTGGCAGCGATACAATGGCGTCTGTATACGGCTCCTCAATGGATGCGGAGGAGATCGATCTCTCCGGTTTGGTGGAGTCGGTGGTGGACTCCGATGAGGAGGACTTGGCGGAGAGTATGGAT AGTCTAAATGTGCGCGATGCGGTGCGTGATTGCCTGGAGAAAGATCCCTCCGAACGCACAGAGGAAGATGTCGAAATACTGCTGGAATTCACACAAGGTTTGAAGGCCTTCACCAATATAACGTTGGCGGTGCGACGCGCACTCTGTGCCGTCATGGTGTTTGCTGTAGTCGACAAAGCAGGCACAGTGGTGATGTCCGATGGTGAAGAGCTCGATTCCTGGTCGGTGCTTATTAATGGCGCCGTCGAGATTGAGCATGCGAATGGCACGCGTGAAGAACTGCAAATGGGTGATTCCTTTGGCATACTACCCACCATGGATAAGCTATATCATCGTGGTGTAATGCGCACCAAATGTGACGACTGTCAGTTCGTTTGCATAACACAAACCGATTATTATCGCATACAGCATCAGGGTGAGGAGAATACGCGACGACACGAAGATGAGGATGGGCGCATAGTGATGGTCACGGAATTGCGTCAAATCGGCAGCAATGAACATGGTACAACGGGTAGTAATGCGAGCGCCGCCAGCGCCGCGGGCATGAAGCGTGGTCATGTGGTGATACGCGGCACACCCGAACGTTTGCTGCAACAGTTGGTGGAGGAGAATTCAATGACTGATCCGACATATGTGGAGGATTTTTTGCTCACACAACGTATTTTCATCAAAAACCCACAAGAGGTAACGCAAAAGTTGCTCGCCTGGTTCGAATGTGATGCCGAACCGCCAAAGGGCAGCACAGCGTCACCGCAAGAGATACGCGACCGTGTCACACGCGTCGTCTTGTTGTGGGTGAACAATCATTTTACCGATTTTGAGGCTGATCATGAAATGATGGAGTTCCTGGAGGTATTCGAGGCTGGTTTGGAGCACACGCGACTGCTGAGTCAGCTGCGTTTGCTGCATATAGCATGTGCGGCCAAAGCGCGCATGCGTAGTTGTACATTGACACGTTCGTCTCGTGATGAACCTTTAAACTTCAATATTATTGGCGGTTATGAGATGCGCGGCATTACCGCAGCAACCGGCGGTGGCGGTTGTGGCATATACATAGCACATGTAGTGCCCGGTTCGAAGGCGCAAGATGTGGGTCTCAAGCGTGGCGATCAAATACACGAGGTGAACGGTCAGTCCTTCGAACATGTGACGAGTAAACGTGCAATGGAAATACTAATGGGTAGCACACATCTGAGCATAACGGTAAAAAGCAATCTGCTTGGCTTCAAAGAGATGATGTTAGCCATTGAACAAGGTGGCAATGGCAGCAGTGGTAGCAATGGTGCCGGCACGCCTATCGGTAGTGGCAGCGGCAGCAGTGGCGGCTCGCTAGGCAGCAAATCATTGCGTAGTCCACGTCGTATATGCGCCAACGACATTGCCAAATTACATGGACGCTGTATGTTGGACGATATGACCACCACAAATCGTTCGCATATGCTGCGACTCAGCTCAGTCGATATGTTATTGCCCACGGACCAAACAGACTGTTGTCCGCCAGCCACGCCACCGCCGATTATGCCGCAACAGCCGAGTAGCGGTGGTGGTAATATGGCCAGTAATTTTATGTCGAATCTTTTGCAAAGCGTTAGTAATGCATCGGCGCGAAAAGACTCGCAAGCTAATTGCCATGACGGCGGTGGCGGCTCAAAAGGTGGCGGTTTTATGACGCTTGCGCCAAGACGTCGCATACAAAAAGCGCTAGCGAAAATGAATTTGTTGCAGCACAAAAGCATCGGTGGCGCCGGTTTGAATGATTCTGTCGATATAGCCACGCCCACGGAGACGATGTCACAAAAAGCCGGCAAATTAACCACTTCCTCTTCCAGTTCCTCATCTACCTGCGGCGGTGTTGGCGGCGGTAATCGCCTATACCAATCGCAATCCAATCCGGATTTGAGTTCATCACTGCTGTATGAAGATGCCACTTCTTTAACAACCAGCACTGCTACAGCGCCTACGCCAACACCCAACTATCTGACTGCCTCCATGCATCGGCCATCGGCCGTTTCCACAACAAGCTCCGCTATGCTTCCCGATTATCCCGAGCATGTGTTGAAAGTCTTCAAAGCCGATCAGTCATGCAAGTATTTGCTCATCAATAAGGAGACGACGGCGCACGAAGTTGTTATGTTGGCGCTGCAAGAGTTCGGCATACATGACCCCAGCTCGAATTATTCGCTTTGTGAGGTTAGCGTCGGTGAGGGTGGCATGGTGAAACAACGTCGCCTGCCCGATCAACTGCAGAACTTAGCCGAACGTATTGGTTTTGCAGCGCGCTACTATTTGAAAACAAACGGCAGTACCGAAACACTGGTGCCCGACGAATTGGCGCTCGAGTTGGTGCGTGAGTCGAGTGTGCATTTTCTGCAGCTGAACGCCTACGAGCTGGCCATACAATTGACACTGCAGGACTTCGCCATCTTTCGGCAAATCGAATCGACTGAGTATATCGATGATCTGTTCAATCTGAAGACGAAATATGGTGTGCCAATGTTAACGAAATTTGCCGAACTCGTTAATCGTGAAATGTTTTGGGTCGTCACCGAGATCTGCAGTGAACACAATATTGTGCGTCGCATGAAAATTGTCAAGCAATTCATAAAGATTGCGCGTCACTGCAAAGAGTGTCGCAACTTCAATTCCATGTTCGCCATCATATCCGGACTCGGACATGCGGCTGTATCACGCTTGCGTCTTACCTGGGAAAAACTACCGTCTAAATATCAACGGCTCTTCTCCGACTTGCAGGATCTCATGGACCCCTCACGCAACATGTCAAAATATCGCCAACTTGTCTCTTCCGAGCTGCTCGCACAACACCCCATCATACCGTTCTATCCGATTGTAAAGAAGGATCTCACCTTCATTCATCTTGGCAATGACACGCGTATCGAAGGTCTcataaactttgaaaaattacgTATGCTCGCCAAAGAGGTGCGTCTACTAACGCATATGTGCTCATCGCCCTACGATCTGCTCGCCATACTCGAACTTAAAGGTCAATCGCCCTCGAATGCGCTCTTCTCGCTCAATCAGCTGTCCACTTCACAAAATGCCGGTGGCACACACAGCACCGTTATTGCCGCTAATGCCGGCCAATCGACTATTAAGCGTCGCAAAAAATCTACAGCGGCACCGAATCCAAAGAAAATGTTCGAAGAGGCACAAATGGTGCGTCGCGTCAAGGCATACCTgaataatttgaaaatcatCAGCGATGAGGATGCACTGCACAAATTCTCGCTTGAATGCGAACCGTCATCCAATTCACAAACACATGGCAGCAGCGGCGGTAGTACGCGTGGTGAGAGCGGTTTGGGTCGCGATGGCACCGGCAACTCTTCGACACGCAGCGGTGATCAGCTGAGCATCTATTCGCACACGTCATCCTCATCGGCACCGAATTCATCGTTGTCGCTGCGCAAACGTCATCCCTCATCGCCCACACTCTCCACCACCAGCTCAACATCGTCAACCAGCGATCATCATAATCGCCGCAATATGGCGCACAATAATAACTCAAAATTTGGAATCGCCTCCCCGCAAGCCGTCAAAAAGATACTGGCGCTATCCGATCCGACGAAAGTGCGTCCACATCAGCCGTTTACAGCGCGTCATTCCGGCAtgccaccaccaccgccaccactGCTAGTGAATACGCCGCATCACATGCTTGCGCATGCGTACAGCAACACGCCAGCGGGCATGCCTTTAACTGCCGCTACTGGCACTTCCACAACGCCAAGTCCGTGTACGCATCGACGTCTGGCATCCGGCAGCAATTCAATGCCAACAG GTAATATGGTACCCGTTCGGGCCATACATGAACGTTCAAATTCGGATACGCCAACGCCACCATTACCATCTGTTGATCTCTCAGTTGAAAGCAGCAGCGTTACAACATTTCGTGACTTGCCTCTGCGCAAATCTGTGACTTCGG GTGGCACACCGAGTTTCGTTgatggcaacaacaaatgcccaATGTGCCCGACAATGTCGCCACCATCAAATATGAATCAGTAA